One window of Catonella massiliensis genomic DNA carries:
- a CDS encoding rhomboid family intramembrane serine protease — protein MNKGFKISINSPVVLGFSAICLIALALNIFTKGATNKLFFMTYHSSLTNPMTYLRFFTHVFGHSGVDHFMGNITYILLLGPLLEEKYGSKLLIQSIVITALITGLVNYILFPNVALCGASGVVFTFILLSSFTGFKDREIPLTFILVAVIFIGQQVYDGIMVRDNISNLSHVLGGVVGSVMGYLLNKNGIKRG, from the coding sequence ATGAACAAAGGTTTTAAGATTTCGATTAATTCACCTGTAGTACTGGGATTTTCAGCGATATGTCTGATTGCGCTGGCTCTTAATATATTTACTAAGGGGGCGACTAATAAGCTGTTTTTTATGACCTATCATTCTTCGCTTACCAATCCGATGACCTACCTCAGATTTTTCACCCATGTTTTCGGTCATAGCGGTGTGGATCATTTTATGGGAAATATTACCTATATCCTGCTCTTAGGTCCGCTGCTTGAGGAAAAGTACGGAAGTAAACTCCTCATACAGTCGATAGTAATTACTGCTCTTATTACAGGACTTGTGAATTATATACTATTTCCGAATGTAGCCCTTTGTGGAGCAAGTGGAGTGGTTTTTACCTTTATTTTACTTAGCTCATTTACAGGCTTCAAGGACAGAGAAATACCACTTACCTTTATATTGGTAGCTGTCATCTTTATAGGACAGCAGGTGTATGACGGTATTATGGTCAGGGACAATATTTCCAATCTCTCCCATGTACTTGGTGGTGTTGTAGGCTCGGTTATGGGATATTTGCTTAATAAGAACGGAATTAAGAGAGGGTGA
- a CDS encoding vWA domain-containing protein, whose protein sequence is MSKGYTEIVYILDRSGSMAGLEADTIGGFNSMIEQQRKTGEKALVSTLLFDTEHEVLHDRVQIDKVKAMTDKEYFVRGGTALLDAVGGAIDHIGNVHKYARTEDRPEKTIFVIATDGMENSSFIYSYDKVQKMVKRQQDKYGWEFIFIGANIDAYAEAERFGIHKDRAVNYVCDGVGTAGMYHAVAKAVSTVMTADSVAEVSACLDNSGWDKEIKEDYERRGGKMRTAQKY, encoded by the coding sequence ATGAGTAAAGGTTACACAGAGATAGTTTACATTTTGGACAGAAGCGGATCTATGGCAGGGCTTGAAGCGGACACAATAGGTGGCTTCAACTCGATGATTGAACAGCAGAGAAAGACAGGGGAAAAGGCTTTGGTTTCGACTCTGCTTTTTGACACTGAACACGAGGTATTACATGACAGAGTGCAGATTGACAAGGTTAAGGCTATGACTGACAAAGAGTATTTTGTAAGAGGAGGTACGGCTCTCTTAGATGCAGTAGGCGGTGCGATTGACCACATCGGTAATGTTCATAAGTACGCAAGGACAGAAGACAGACCTGAGAAGACCATTTTTGTAATCGCTACTGATGGTATGGAGAATTCAAGTTTTATATATTCATACGATAAAGTACAAAAAATGGTTAAAAGGCAGCAAGATAAGTATGGCTGGGAATTTATTTTCATCGGAGCCAATATCGATGCCTATGCAGAAGCTGAGAGATTTGGCATACATAAGGATAGGGCAGTAAACTACGTATGTGATGGAGTTGGTACAGCTGGTATGTATCACGCAGTAGCAAAGGCTGTTAGTACAGTGATGACTGCGGACAGTGTAGCGGAGGTCAGTGCCTGCCTTGATAACAGTGGCTGGGATAAAGAAATAAAAGAGGATTATGAGAGAAGGGGAGGAAAGATGAGGACCGCACAGAAATATTAA
- a CDS encoding ABC transporter ATP-binding protein, translating into MIELKNIYKYYNPGTVNEMCLFEDFNLNIKKGEFVSVIGSNGSGKTSMLNLICGSIPLDKGDIVIEGKSIARLPEYVRNRRIGRVYQNPSLGTCPEMTILENLSLADNKGKKFGLSFGINKARIDYYKEILSGLGLGLEDKLNTKVKSLSGGQRQALTLLMSTLTPIEFLILDEHTAALDPKTADLIMELTDKVVKEKKLTAIMVTHNLRYAVEYGNRLLMMHQGKAVIDKAKEEKAKITVDDILGKFTEISIECGN; encoded by the coding sequence ATGATTGAGCTTAAGAATATTTACAAGTACTACAATCCCGGCACCGTCAATGAAATGTGCCTCTTTGAAGATTTTAACCTGAATATAAAAAAGGGTGAGTTTGTATCAGTTATAGGAAGTAACGGCTCAGGCAAGACCTCTATGTTAAATCTCATATGTGGCAGTATCCCTCTTGATAAGGGAGACATAGTGATAGAGGGAAAGAGTATTGCAAGGCTTCCAGAATATGTGAGAAATAGGAGGATAGGCAGGGTGTATCAGAACCCTTCCCTTGGAACCTGTCCTGAGATGACGATACTTGAGAATCTCTCCCTTGCGGATAATAAGGGCAAGAAGTTCGGGCTTTCCTTTGGAATAAATAAGGCTAGGATTGATTATTATAAAGAAATATTATCGGGACTGGGTCTTGGACTTGAAGACAAACTAAATACAAAGGTGAAGTCTCTTTCAGGCGGTCAGAGACAGGCTCTAACCCTGCTTATGTCAACTCTCACTCCTATTGAGTTTCTGATTCTTGATGAGCATACTGCGGCTCTTGACCCCAAGACTGCTGACCTTATTATGGAGCTTACCGACAAGGTGGTAAAGGAGAAAAAGTTGACGGCCATTATGGTAACTCATAACCTAAGATATGCTGTGGAGTATGGGAATAGGCTGCTTATGATGCATCAGGGTAAGGCTGTTATAGATAAGGCTAAGGAAGAGAAGGCTAAGATAACAGTAGATGATATACTTGGGAAATTTACGGAAATTAGTATTGAGTGTGGGAACTGA
- a CDS encoding ABC transporter substrate-binding protein: protein MRKSNKMVALGLALTLAVSALTGCGANKQTSSSASKSGSIANTSTQSGSTSKSGSSSTASSGSQATSGDKVVVGIGQFAEHGSLDNCREGFIKGLAEGGYKEGENLEIIYENAGADSGIAAQIANNFAAKKVNLICAITTPMAQISYSAAKDTDIPVVYTAITNPVAAELAKEDGSSVGNITGTSDKLPIKKQLEMIRKIMPEAKKIGILYCTSEVNSEMSVKEYKEAAPEYGFEIIEQSVTSSADVPLATDSILTKVDCLNNILDNTVVNSLDIVLDKAKKAGKPVFGSEIEQVKKGCVASMGLDYVYVGEETGKMAAKVLKGEAKASDLKFLTFEEADLYGNEEAAKSYGLTLPEGYKEVGK from the coding sequence ATGAGAAAATCAAACAAAATGGTAGCATTAGGACTTGCACTTACACTTGCGGTATCAGCACTTACTGGCTGCGGAGCTAATAAGCAGACTTCTTCAAGCGCTTCTAAGTCAGGCAGCATAGCTAATACTTCTACACAGTCAGGCAGCACTTCTAAGTCAGGAAGCTCTAGCACCGCTTCATCGGGAAGCCAGGCGACAAGTGGAGACAAGGTAGTTGTAGGTATAGGACAGTTTGCAGAGCATGGCTCACTTGACAACTGCAGAGAGGGCTTTATTAAGGGTCTTGCAGAAGGAGGCTATAAAGAGGGAGAAAACCTTGAAATAATCTACGAGAATGCAGGAGCAGACAGTGGTATAGCAGCCCAGATAGCCAATAATTTTGCAGCTAAAAAAGTAAATCTAATCTGTGCAATCACAACACCAATGGCTCAGATAAGCTATAGCGCTGCAAAGGATACGGACATTCCTGTTGTCTACACAGCCATTACCAACCCTGTAGCAGCAGAGCTTGCAAAGGAGGATGGCAGTTCAGTGGGCAATATCACCGGTACAAGCGACAAGCTCCCTATCAAAAAGCAGCTTGAAATGATTAGGAAGATAATGCCTGAAGCAAAGAAAATCGGCATTCTCTACTGTACAAGTGAGGTAAACTCAGAAATGTCAGTTAAGGAGTACAAGGAAGCCGCTCCAGAATACGGCTTTGAAATAATAGAGCAGTCAGTAACAAGTTCCGCAGATGTGCCTCTTGCAACTGACAGTATACTAACAAAGGTTGACTGCTTAAACAACATATTAGACAACACAGTGGTAAACAGCCTTGACATAGTTCTTGATAAGGCTAAAAAGGCAGGCAAACCAGTATTTGGAAGCGAGATAGAGCAGGTTAAAAAGGGCTGTGTAGCCAGCATGGGACTTGATTATGTATATGTAGGAGAAGAGACAGGTAAGATGGCAGCAAAGGTGCTTAAGGGAGAGGCAAAAGCAAGTGATCTGAAGTTCCTTACCTTTGAAGAAGCTGACTTATACGGCAATGAAGAGGCTGCTAAGTCTTACGGACTTACACTTCCTGAAGGATATAAAGAAGTAGGAAAGTAA
- a CDS encoding IS4 family transposase — MSSITQNHFDENNLIDCVRRFFSRHHVGRLIARCNGMKEKGVSPVSLLRYKLSNIFVGRSMYMQQRTGSFKEDFSKNTFYRFLNSVKTNWLRFTSLLAADIVNNDLKNLTDDKRKNVFIIDDSLFNRTSCKKTELGSKVFDHTDMHFKKGFRMLTLSWSDGNTLIPVNSCLLASAKDTNIIGPVKHFDNRTLAGKRRKLAQTKAPEAMMTLLDTALSAGLKADYVLFDSWFSNPDQITAIHSKGMDVIAMIKKSSRIKYSHCGEQLNIKEIYSRNKKCRGKSKYLLSVCVMVGKENPIPAKIVCVRNKANRKDWLAFICTDTTLSEEEIIRIYGKRWQIEVFFKTCKSMLNLIGECHSLSYDALTAHVAIVLTRYMLIAMEQRQNEDQRTLGELFFFLVDEMADITFSRSLGILMDALMASLQVILKLSDEQLTAFTADFEARLPEYLRSALHPEAVVA; from the coding sequence ATGTCCAGTATAACACAAAATCATTTCGATGAGAATAACTTAATTGACTGTGTTCGAAGATTTTTTTCCAGACATCATGTTGGCAGGCTTATTGCCAGATGTAATGGGATGAAAGAAAAAGGTGTTTCACCTGTTTCTTTGCTTCGTTACAAACTCAGCAACATTTTCGTTGGAAGAAGTATGTATATGCAACAACGTACCGGTTCTTTTAAGGAAGATTTTTCAAAGAACACTTTTTATCGTTTCCTTAATTCGGTAAAAACAAACTGGCTTCGTTTTACTTCTCTTCTTGCTGCTGACATCGTAAATAATGATCTCAAAAACCTAACAGATGATAAAAGGAAAAATGTTTTCATCATTGATGACAGTCTTTTCAATCGCACCAGCTGCAAGAAAACTGAGCTGGGGTCAAAGGTTTTCGATCACACGGATATGCATTTCAAAAAAGGATTTCGTATGCTTACCTTAAGCTGGAGCGATGGAAATACACTTATCCCGGTGAACAGCTGCTTGTTAGCATCTGCAAAAGATACAAATATCATCGGTCCTGTAAAACACTTTGATAACAGAACCCTTGCAGGTAAAAGGCGTAAACTTGCTCAGACAAAAGCTCCTGAAGCAATGATGACACTGTTGGATACTGCTCTCAGTGCAGGGCTGAAAGCTGATTATGTCCTTTTTGATTCCTGGTTTTCAAACCCCGATCAAATCACAGCTATCCATTCAAAAGGTATGGACGTAATTGCTATGATTAAGAAAAGCAGTCGAATCAAGTATTCACACTGTGGTGAGCAACTGAATATCAAAGAGATCTATTCCCGGAACAAAAAGTGCCGTGGCAAATCAAAGTATCTGCTTTCTGTCTGTGTTATGGTAGGAAAGGAGAATCCAATTCCGGCAAAGATTGTTTGTGTAAGGAACAAAGCTAATCGCAAGGACTGGCTTGCTTTTATCTGCACAGATACTACCCTTTCCGAAGAAGAGATTATCCGTATTTATGGAAAACGCTGGCAAATTGAGGTTTTTTTCAAAACCTGCAAATCTATGCTGAATCTTATTGGAGAATGCCATAGCTTATCTTATGATGCACTAACAGCCCACGTAGCAATTGTGCTTACCAGATATATGTTAATTGCAATGGAGCAACGTCAAAATGAAGATCAGAGAACCCTTGGTGAGTTGTTCTTCTTCCTTGTCGATGAAATGGCAGACATTACTTTCAGCAGATCACTTGGCATCCTGATGGATGCCTTGATGGCAAGCCTTCAGGTAATCTTAAAGCTCAGTGATGAGCAGTTGACTGCTTTTACTGCTGATTTTGAAGCAAGACTACCTGAATATCTGCGTAGTGCGCTCCATCCGGAGGCTGTAGTGGCATAA
- a CDS encoding ABC transporter permease: MQIILGVLTEGLVYAILSLGVYITYKILDFPDLSVDGTFPLGAAVTVAMILLGAPIPLAMLVATAAGVIFGVVTGIINVKLKIRDLISGIIVMTALYSVNLRIAGKANVPLFSKQTLFENDVLAKIFPEGMKQYSNLIILVIIVLIAKILLDFYLKTKSGFLLRAVGDNDVLVTSLAKDKGNVKILGLAIANGLAALAGSVYCQMNGFFEISIGTGTVVIGLANVIIGISLVKHFNFIKPTTAVVIGAIIYKACVSVAISMGLAPSDLKLITAALLLIILAAGNLKKRKGGRA, encoded by the coding sequence ATGCAGATTATATTGGGAGTGCTTACGGAGGGGCTTGTGTATGCCATTCTCTCCTTGGGCGTGTACATTACTTATAAAATACTTGATTTTCCAGACCTTTCTGTGGACGGAACATTTCCACTCGGAGCGGCAGTAACTGTAGCTATGATTCTTCTTGGAGCACCGATTCCCCTTGCCATGCTTGTGGCAACAGCGGCAGGAGTCATCTTTGGAGTGGTTACGGGAATTATCAATGTAAAGCTTAAGATTCGTGACCTAATCTCAGGCATCATAGTAATGACAGCTCTTTACTCTGTAAATCTTAGAATAGCAGGAAAGGCCAATGTACCGCTTTTTAGCAAACAGACTTTGTTTGAAAACGATGTCCTTGCGAAAATATTTCCTGAGGGAATGAAGCAGTACAGCAACCTCATCATACTAGTAATCATTGTTTTGATTGCAAAAATCTTGCTTGATTTTTACCTTAAAACTAAGTCAGGCTTTTTACTTCGTGCAGTTGGTGACAATGATGTGCTTGTAACCAGCCTTGCAAAGGACAAGGGAAATGTGAAGATACTTGGACTTGCCATTGCAAATGGCCTTGCAGCCCTTGCCGGAAGCGTATATTGTCAGATGAACGGCTTCTTTGAGATATCTATAGGCACAGGAACCGTAGTTATTGGACTTGCAAATGTAATTATTGGAATCAGCCTTGTGAAGCATTTTAACTTTATAAAGCCTACTACAGCTGTAGTAATAGGTGCCATCATCTACAAGGCATGCGTATCCGTAGCTATCTCTATGGGACTTGCGCCATCCGACTTGAAGCTTATCACAGCAGCTCTGTTACTGATTATACTTGCGGCAGGCAATCTTAAAAAGAGGAAAGGAGGCAGGGCATGA